The window GTCTCTGTGAGCTCAGTCCCGTTCCAAAACTGCGTGGCCAACCCTAGAATCTCCGCTGTTGACAGTCGGCGCGCCGTACAATCACTCGTTTTGGCGACGAACTCTGTCTCAACCGTCCGCACCCGCTCGCGCAGCTTTGCGAGCTGGGCGCCCCGCAACTCCGCGTCGGTGAGCCGATCGCGACGCGTCACGAAGGGCGTCGCCAGCACGCCAACCACCGGCAGCGTGGTGAGTCGTTCAGCTGGCGTGCGCTCCTCGGGATGCCGCTCGTACACCTCGTACGGCGCCACGGACACCCCCAGAAAGTACCGCACCTGCTGGGTCTCTGCGAGCTCGGCCGGCCGCTGATCACGGTAGGCGGCGATCAACGCCCGCACCGACTCCCGCTCGCTCACGTCCGGGTCGGCGAGGCGATCATCCAACTGGTTGACCAGCGTCGCCGCCGGGTACGGATCGGTCGTGGTGTACAACGTGAGCTCGAAGGTCAGCTCCTGATTCGCGAACGCCTCACCCACGGCCTGCCGGGCGGCCCACTCGTCAGCCATCGCGAAATCCATGTTGCCCGGCGTCAGCTCAAGAAACGTCTCCATCCGCCCGTCCGTTCGTTCAACGGCGCCGTGGCCAGGCCACGCCCGCTTGAGCGCGGTCAACTCTTGGGTGTGCTCGTCGACGACAAACGGTTGTGGGACCGTCGTCTCACTGTCCGGGTCCGGTGTCGACGCGGCCCCCACCGCCTCATGGAGGGTCACCCGCGGCCGGCGCAGATAGAACCGCCCCAGATCGGCGAGCCACGTGCTCGCCGGGAGCTGTCTGGGAGCCGCATACACAACAGCCACCCCGATCGCAAAGCCGACACACACCAGCGGGAACACGAGCGGCTCGACCCCCAGCGCCGCCCCCACCACGAGCCCCGCAATCGGAAAGCTGAGCAACACGTACAGATCGCGTTCATACACGCCGACGATCGGGAGTCGCCGGTCGGCGTCAAGCGAGCGCATCACGCGACGGGTCGCGGGGGTGTCTGAATCCGTGCTCATGGACGTGGTTCATTTTCCGTGCGGCGGTACGACGCCCATCCCCCCTCGTGACTGCGCACGGTGGGGGATGACGTCGCTGCCGTCGAGGTTGGCTCACTGGTTGAATCAGCATTCGAGTCCGAACTGGTCTCGGTCCGAGCGACCCGCTTGGCGACGGTATGGCCTACAGCCGCTTTCGGCCCCCACCGGGCCGCCGTGGCGCCAGCCCACGGCCCCGCGACCGTCGCAGCCCCAGCCACGGCGCCGGCGGTCACGGTGAGCCCGGTCACACGACTGACGCTCCGAACCAAGCGTGGCGTCGTATACGCAAACAGCTTCCAGATGATCCAAACGCTGAGCACCGGCAGCGAGACCGCGATGATGTATCTAAAAAATGCGCTGTCAGGAGTAAGAAGTGAGTCTGGACCGTTAGGAAACAGGAGTCCATAACCGCGAAATAACAGCCCAACTGGTAGTGGCATTATTGCAAGAGGGATGAATTTGACAGCAACACGTGTTGCTAAATTCGATATAACTGGCAAACCACTGTATGCCACCGCTATTGCTATCGGCATAGCATAGGTCGCGACGTACAAGAGGATCTCCCGGAGGAACAACAGTGCTTGGAGTGTCCACATCGCTACCGCGCCTATAAAAGTGAGAAAGAATCCAAGAGGTGGATTCGAGATAGTGACTGTGAAGAAATCGGCTAAACCAGTAGCCACAGTACCTATAGAAGGAACAAGCAAAATCGCAAACCCATCAACAAGATATAATGCAATCACAGCAACCCAATACCAAGTCGCTATCAGAATTCCCCCTGTCCATGCAGACCGGCGAACCTGTCTGCTCCTAATTGGATCTGTGAGATTGAAAATTCGAAGTGTGTGACGTCCTTGGACACATACGAGTAGAATCAGGAAGGCAATTAGTGTCACATCACCAGCGACTAGTGACTCATGAATGCGTATCCATGGCGTGTTTTCCGGCGGTCCTAGAGGAAGTCCATTTGAAGTTTCTGGCACGGGAGTACCGAATAGTGCCTCCGTGAGATCGCGATACCCATTTGTGATAGCCTCTGTGAACCATTCGATTAGCTGGCTGAGAATATCGATAAACCACTGAAACCCAACATCAACAAGTGAGACCCCACTCATTAGGTCTCCCTCTCAATAGTTATCTGACAGTCTGAGAGGCTACTCCCTCTGTAGGTGACGTTGTATGTCTGTTCAGTATCTTGTTCAACTACATTACTGGATAGCGAGATTCTAAATTGGCCACTATTTCCTTCAGATGTACATTCTACCTCACTTCCGCTTGGTGAAAACGGGAGGCTTTCAGAGTAGATGGTAAGGAGTTCATTTGGCTCAATAATGGGATTAGTATATCGTACAGGCTTCTCTATCGCTGCAATCCCGCTCCCAGAGAACTCATCGGGTGTTGGGTTAGGAACATCACCGCTAAATCGTAGTTGGGTGATTTTCTCTGGACCAGTACCTGTATTTTTGACATCCAAAATGACTTCTGTGGAGATGGTTAGCTCCTCAGCCTCTTCGTACATTTCCTCAGGGTGATTTCGACCGAGTTTCAGATCCTGAATCACAAGCTCTGGTCGCAACAACTTCTCAACGGCAGCCACAACGCGATCAGCATCAACCAGCTGGACGGTGTACGTCCCCGGCGGGTACGACGTCCCGATCGGAATTGTCTCCTGACTCGCCCCCGGCGTGAGCTCCCGCTCGGCAAACGCCTCGCCGGAGGGCGCAATCACAGCCAGTCCGGTGGCGCTCGTCTCCGCGTCGTACTCGACGACCAACTCGGTGCCCTCGACATGGACGTCCGATAACGCGCCTTCTCCGGGCTCGCTCGATTCATCGCTGGCACAGCCGACGACAGAGACGAGTCCGCCGGTCGCGATCGTTGTGAGCACGGTGCGACGTCGTGGGGATGATAGTGTGTGACTCATGGCGGTGATTCACGGGACAGGAGGTGGGCCAGCTGCCGGCCGGCAACCCACGCGACAGCGATCGGGATCACTCCCCACAGCACGGTCTCAAGCAGCTGCACCCAACCGGCGACAGTACTGAGCGGATGCCAGCGCACGGTGTCGCTGGCGGCCACATACGCGGGCGTGGTGGCGCGCCACGAGGCGGGCTCGAACCGAACCGTGTAGAGGCCGGGCTCCGAGAGCGTGCGTCGCGCCGTGCCGTTCGGCCCGAAGGTGAGCCGCTCGCCGTTGAGCCACAGCTCGCCGGGCGGCGCGTCGGCCACAATCGGGCGGGTGGCGTTCGACCGACGTGGTCGAATCGGCGCGCCCGTCACGGGATCGGTCAGCGTGACCACCAGCGTCGCGGAGGCCACACGCCGATCCGTGAGCCGTACCGACAGCTCGGGCCGGCGAATCGGTCGCTCGGTCGGCGTGACTGACGTCACGGGAGCCGACACGCCACGCACGATGCCGTGGAGCCGGACCGCCTCGAGCTGCATGGCGTCGCTGCGCACTGCCAACCCATACGATCGGGTGTATTCGCCGTCGACCACACCAACAGAAACGTTCTCGTGGAGCCGCGCGGCCGGCGTCGCCGTCTCCACACCCCACACCGCGGTTAGGGTGGGGCCATCACGCACCGGCATCGTACGCGGGCCGATCCGTGACGGGTACGCGACCACCTCGAGCGATGGCACCCCCTGCTCGAGGCGACTCGTTCCGGTCGCTCGCGCCACCCGAAGCCGCTCCCAACGAGGATCCCGCGCCGTATAGTAGCGCCAGACGCCACGGACGCGGTGGGTATCATTCGCAGTGAGCGTGAGCCCATGCCACGGCTGGCCCTGATACACGGCGAGCCCGCGACTCCCGTCCGGATACTCGGCGGTGTACGCGTCCGGGCGGAGCCGATGAATCCACACCGACCGCGTGTCGCTGACCGTCACCGTCTGGGTGGTCGCGTTCGCCGGCGTCCCGTTGGGCGCGGTCGTCACCGCAATCTCGGCCGTGACGGTGAGCGGCTGGTCGCCGGTGTGGGTCGTGGTGTACGAGAGGGCAGGCGTCTGTGTTCCGGTGGTCGTAGCGACCGCCTCATCGCCGATCGTGACGGTGACACGCTGCACTCTATGACCGATCAGCGACCGATTCGGGCCAAACGCTCCCCGCACCCGGTAATCGACGAGCGCCCGAACGGTCCCCGTCGGCGCAATATACTGGCGAGTGGTGGTCGCATCGAGCTGGACCCGGGTTGCAGGATGAATCGCGACCACGGTGGCGTGCGCGTCAGCGATCGCGCCCCGCGAGACGCGGTCGGCGTGTGGAGGATAGACACTCGCGTTCGCACCGCCCGGCTCGAGCGCCGCAAACGCCTGGGCAGTCATGGTCGCGGCGTGGGCGGGTGGCGCGTCGTACGTCAGATCCGTACATGTCGCCAGCTGTTGGGTGGGGGTGGGCGCCTGACCGTACGTGGCGTTATACTGCGCCGGCGACAGACACGGATCCGGATCGCGGGCGTCGACAGTCCGGGTCTCGTTCGCGGGCGGCGGCTCTGCGGGCGTCGCGGCGGCACTCACGGCCAGCACCGACACGAGAGCCACCAGCGAGAGTGCGAGCCGGGAGCCCCAGTGGCGCACGCGCATCGCTCACCACGGAGTCAACTCCACACACTCCGCGAGCGGGAGGTTCATCACGCTACCGGCAACCGTATACAGCGGCCCGAGCACGACCAAAATCACCGTCGACCGCAGCGCGGTCCGCTTGTGGCGTTTGAGCCCCTCCCGCTGTTCGGGCCGAAACGTGAACAGCTCGATCAACGAGTCGGCCTGCCACACAATCACCAAGCCGAGCAGCCCGACCGCGGTGGTCAGCTGGAAGAACCCAGAGATCATGCCTGGCAGGCGATCGACCTCACAGACGGCGCTGTCTTGGGCGGCCGCTGGCTCGACGGCAACCAGCAGGAGGACCAGACCGCCGACTGCGACGCGGCGACAGGCCGCGCGGACCGAGACACGGACGGGACGTGACGGCGGGGCACGGGTGTCCATGAGTGGAGGGGGCGAACGTTGATTGTGGTGTGGTATCGTGGGACATGACTTCTATTGTGACTCTCAATAATAAAATTTGTCCAGCGCTGACAAAATGGTTACCAGACTGACTTGTGAAACGGCGGTGTTAACCAACAACGCGGGCGACTGGCGGCCGGTGTTGGTTAAGACTGAGCACTCTTACGCGGATTCACCGTCTCGATAGGCTGTTTCTGCTTGCTCGGCAATTGCGTCCCAGTCGTATTGCCGGGCGTTGGCGACGGGCGATGTCGGTGGGCGGGCACCACCCAGCGCGGCGTCGATCCGCTCCGTGAGCGCGTCGACCGTGGACTCGACGAGGAAGCCGGCGTCAGCGAAACTGGACGGATACATACCCAAACGGCGCTACTAAGTAGCATGATGCCGAATCAGTTTGTATGAGTAGTATCGATCTCCCATCCGACGTGCTAGATGCGATTGCGGCACCGCCGGAGGATCGAGAACCGATCGTCCGGCAGGAGCTCGCAGTGTCACTGTACCGGGAAGGATATCTCTCGTTCGGGAAGGCACGAGAGCTAGCCGGTCTCTCGAAGGCGGCGTTCCACCGGCTGCTCGATGACCGCAAGATCCAGCGCCACTACACGGAGGCGGACTTCGCACTCGACGTTGAGTACGCGCAGGAATGACCCCGAGCGTGGCGTTGTGGTCGGCGGCGACCGCGTCGAACGCCTCCAAGAGCACGTCGACGTTCTTGTGCTCTATCAGCCGGCCCGCGAAGAGCACGTCGTAACCCCCATCGCCGTCGTCGCCGGGCAGCGGGCGCGCTGCAAGCCTCGTGGGTGGCGACAGCTCAGTGAGAACCGTCTCGCCCCCAGCGAAGGCTTTGAACAAGCGCCGTCGAGCTGCGAGCGGGGGTCGGTTGCAGGGAGCTCCCCGCCGCAATCCCCAATCGGTGAACTAGCTGAAAGCGAGACGCGCGGCCGTCGCTTCCCACACAGCACAACGCCACACACAGGTACGGGAGCCACCGAGAGCGGTCGCACCACAGCCTGACGCCGCACCAGCGCGGCGGCCGTCACTGAGCGCGATAGCGAGCCACTGCGCACACGACCACGAATACCGCTGTCCGAGAGCTGATAGGCGATCGCCGTACTCCCGGATCACCCCCGCGACCATGGGGGTGGTGACGGCGATCTCGCCTTTCGGCGATCTGAGATATCGTGAGGGGGTCACGCACGCAACGCGCTGGCCCGACCGGCGCCTGCAGGCGCGCCACCCGGCCGCTGTCCGGCAGTTTGTGAGTCGCTGGCGCCGCGTGTGCGTGGGGCCACCCTGCGATCGGGTGCGAGGGGATGACAACGACCATCTCGCGCGAACAGTTGCACCCGTTGCACCCAGGGTGATTGCGGAGGACCCAGCCCCTGGGGAGCCGCGATGTTCGCGGGCGAGCGCCCATGCTGCGGGACCATTCACTGCGGAGCGGTGACACGTAGCGAGCGGAAGCCCACCCCTTCAGGGGTGGGTCCGAGCGACAGCACACCGTAGCAAACCACGCGCTACGACTCGTTTGGATGTTCCACCGCTTCGAGACCTGTTTTAATAATCTCTCGGTAGGCTTCATCAAGAGCCATATCCTGCTGTTTGGCGTAGTCTTTCACTCGACCATTAAGGGTGTGTGAGATGTCGATGTTCGGGCGCATCTGTGTCCAAAAGACATTTTGACAGATAGCCACAAACATCTGTTGTCGTGAGGCGAACCAACACGTTCGCAGTACGCCCGCTGTCAGATGATGATAAGCAGCTTCTGTTGGACCTGTTGGACGCCTCTGCGAGTCTGTGGAACGAGTTGAACTACGAGCGCCGCCAGCAATTTTTTGACGGCGAATCAGTGTGGGATACCGACGACTACCGGAAACAGTACGTCGATGTTCTCGGCTCTGCCACCGCACAGCAAATCATTCGGAAGAACAAGTCAGCGTGGCAGTCGTTTTTCGCCGTCCACCAGAACGGCGAGGATACTGCCCCGCCGGGCTACTGGGGCAACGAGGATGATGGCCGCGAGCTACGCACGTACATCCGTAACGACCAATACACGCTGGAAACTGGCGAACGGTCACGAGTTGAGATACCAGTCGGCCACGCCCTGAAAGACGAGTATGGTTTGGGCTATCACGACCGCCTGCGCCTCGAAGTGTGTGGCGCTCCCAAATGGGACGGCGAACAGGGCCGCTTGGAGATACAGTACGATGAGACAGACGACACGTTCAGGGCTTTCCAGCCTGTCACTATACCCAATTCTCGACAGGATTCACTATTGGCTTCGGAAGAAGCCGCGCTGGACGTAGGCGCGAACAATCTCGTCGCCTGTACCACCACGACCGGCCAGCAGTACCTCTACGAAGGGCGCGACCTGTTCGACCGCTTCCGCGAGACGACCGCGGAAATCGCCCGTCTCCAGTCCAAACTCCGCGAGGGGCGGAACAGCAGTCAGCGGATTCGGCGGCTGTATCGCACACGGACGCGACGGCGCGACCATGCACAGGACGCGCTGGTTCGAGACCTGATGGAACGGCTCTACGCCGAAGGAGTCGCCACGGTGTATGTGGGCGACCTCACGGACGTTCTTTCGACGCATTGGTGTGCCGATGTGAACGCAAAGACTCACCAATTCTGGGCGTTCCGGGCGTTCATCAAGCGGCTGTCGCACACCGCCGAGGAATACGGTATCACCGTCGAGGTACGGTCAGAAGCCGACACAACCCGAACCTGCCCGGCGTGTGGCGAGCAGGACGATACCGACCGCGACGGCGACGTGTTCCGGTGTCCGTGCGGTCACGAAGGTCACGCCGATCTGTGCGCGTCTCGCACGTTCCTCGAACGACAGGCTGGCGAACCCGTTGGGTCGATGGCTCGGCCCGTGCGTCTCAAGTGGGACGACCACAACTGGTCGGAGATACCACACTCTCCCGAGAGGGCAAGTCCCAACGAGAAGCGCACAAACCAGAGTACCGGCGACGGGAAACTTGCCTCCGTGGGTGCGGAATAGCCAACATCCCCACCGGAGGAATCCCACGGCTTCAGCCGTGGGAGGAAGTCAAACCAGATCGGTGGCCTGCCGCCCAAGGCGCGCTCGATGGCATCCCACCAGCCGACGTCCGTCCGTGTGAGCCTCCGTGCGCTGCTGGCAGCGATACTTATTTGCGTGTGCTGTGTGATCAGGCCACACGATCAGCGATGGGCGAGGTACCCACGGCTGACGCCCTCCCGGCGGCGCTCACCGACCGTGACCAGTGGGTGTGTTGGCGCACCCACGAACGGAACGGAACCCCCACCAAGGTCCCGATTGTCCCCGAGACAACCCAGTTTGCGTCGACGACCGACCCGGACACGTGGCGACGCTTTCAGACGGCGCGCGAGGCGGTGTCCGCAACAGGGATGGCTGGAGTCGGCTTTGTGTTCACCGCCGACGATCCGCTGATCGGGATCGATCTGGATGACTGTCGGGATCCCGAGACGGGCAAGCCCACCGACTGGGCCGAGACCATCATCGATCAGCTCGACTCGTATACGGAGGTGAGCCCCTCGGGGACGGGATATCATATTCTGATTGCCGGGACGCTTCCAGATGGCCGAAACCGGGCCGGCAACCTCGAGTTGTACGACCGCTCGCGCTTTTTTACGGTGACCGGCGACCACGTCGCTGACACGCCGCCTGACGTCCACGAGCGAACTGACGCTATTGAGACGGTCCACGACACCGAACTGCTGGACGCACATTCGGGGTCGAAACCAAACGCAGAGACGACACCGGCTGATTCAGAGGGCGCGACGAGCGACCAGCCCTCAGCACCCCCAGACGCCACCGCTCCCGATGCCGCGGCCGTGTCGGACGAGGAGCTTCTCGAGCGGGCCCAAACCGCCGCGAACGGCGAGAAGTTCACGCGGCTGTGGAACGGCACCACGAGCGGCTACGAGAGCCACTCAGAAGCGGATCTGGCGCTGTGTCGCCTGCTCGCCTTTTGGACGGATGGTGACCCCCAGCGTGTGGATCGGCTGTTTCGCCGCTCGGGACTCATGCGTGACAAGTGGGATGACGTCCACTACGCCGACGGAAGCACCTACGGCGCAAAGACCGTCGAGCGCGCGATCGCCCACACCGACGAGGGGTACACCCCGCCCGAGGCGACCACGGCATCGACTGGGGATGGCTCCCCGGCGGAGTCGGCCCCCGCAGACACCAACGCCGCTGCTGGGGAGGCGACAGCCACAGCCGACGCCGCCACACACGACGCGATGTCAGCACCAGCCACCGCATCTCTCGATTCGGACGGTGACGGCACAGCGAGCACAGCCCTGGCTGGGGATCCCGATCTGCCAGCCGCCCACCCGCAGCGTGTCCAGGCACGGCGTGCTCGTATTGAGGAGCTCACGGAGCAGGTGGAGTCACTGTTAGCAGAGAACGAACGCCTGCGAGAGGAACTGCATGACGAGCGTGAACGGCGACAAGCGCTCGAGGCGGCACGTGAGGAGTCAGCAGCGAGCTGGTGGCCACTGTGGTGACAGTCCGTCCGTAGCGCGGTTCCGGTCGGTTCCGTCCGAGTGGGCGGGTAAGAACTTCGACAACCCTGATCTTGTCTGTTTTTTCGACGTCACCGAACAGCGCGCGAGCCGCGTCTTCACTCGAAGAGTCGGTTAGCTGGCCGCGGACGAACCCCTCACAATTCTGCTTCTATCACGACTGGCAGCGCCTCCCGTCTACACCCTTTTGAAGTCAAATGGGACTGATCCGAAGGACTATATTACTCTACATCGTGTGTTCGGATATGAGCGCTGACGACCCGCCCGAGACGTTTGCCGACGTTAATGAGGCCGTCGGCGAGGAGTGGGAAGCGGACACAACCCCCTACGAGCGCATTCGACACGTGATTGCGCATACGTACACGCCCGTCTCAGTTGCTGCCGTCGCCGACGATGCACGCACGGCTCCGAAGACGGCTCGCAAACACTTGAACACACTCGCTGATGAGGGATTCGTCGAGACGACACCTGGCGAGCACGGAGCGACGCTGTATCAGCGGTCATCGAAATCGCTTGTTGTCGAGCAGGCCGCTGATATCCTCGCACAGGTCTCGACCGATGAACTGGTGACACGAATTGGGGAGTTACGCGAGCAACTGGCTGCGTATCAGTCCACGTACGGCGTTGACTCCCCCGAAGAACTGACCGTCTCAGAGACGAATCAGACGCTCTCGGAGTCCAGGGCCCCACAACAGGAGATCGACCCAGAGACGCTCCGTGACTGGCAAACCCTCCGCCGGAACCTTGCGTTCGCCAACGCGGCCCTCGCAGTCGGTCACGCCGAGCAGTTCGTCGACGACGACCGTCGCACCACGGATGAGAGCCTTCCTGCGTGAGCGATGTCGGAGCCATCGACACACACAGAAGCACATCTCCTTCGTGGCGCGACAGATCGCCCTGCGCTGCTCACCATCCGAGATGTGATTGAGCGGATGGAGCCGCTTGCGACACCCAGTCTTGACGACTATCTCAACCCCTCAGTACTCGAGGTGACGCTCGCAGATGGCCTCTGTGAGGCCGACGAGGCCCGGATCGACGTTCAGTGGACGACACACAACGACTACAAATTCCACTATACGGATACCGCAGACGTAGATTTTCGCTGGGGGAACCATCCACATGACGGAGATTATATCCACGTTGCTGGCACAGCGCACTACCACCCGCCCCCTGATGCGAGTTCGGCGCCTGCCGATGTTGTAGAGTCGTGTATCGAGCAGTCTCCTGTCGCGTTGGTTACGCGTGCCGTCCTCAAACTGTGGCGAGTCGCCTATCATACAAACTCATACGCACGACTAAACGCTGGCAGCAACCCACCCTAAGGGAGCGTCCATCTCGAGAGGGACGGCGATACCCACAACGACCTGAATCCAGATGGACAACCGTCAGGCATCGTCCAGATACGTATCCCGCACAGACTGGAACGTGTGGACATCGGTGAGGCCGGGTTGGTTGATGGTGAACGCGGCGGGGCGCGTCTGTTCGCCGTAGGATTTCTGCACGCGTGGCTCGCCGTCTGGGGGTGTGTTAAGCGCCTCAACAACCTCGTGGGCGGCGGCCCGATTTTTGACGATCCAGATGGCTGCTGCTGGCGCTTGGGCGGCCAGCTTGTCGTAATCCTCGGGGACGGCCCGGGTGACGTCGTGGTTGATGCGTTCGGCCTCAAGCGCGGCCACAACGTCGCCCGTCTCGTCGACGGCCGCCGCATCGAGCCGGCCCTCGGCCACCGCATAGTACTGTTCGACCCGAACCGCCGCGGAGTCCGGATCGGCGACGTACTCAGCCTCGAGCAGCGCTGTGCCCACCTCCACCATCGCCACGTGTAGACTCGACTCGCTCAGATCGCCTTTTCCAGCGCCGTGGGCAACCCCCTCCCGGTGGCGCACGCCGATCGCATCCCGGCCGTCTGGGGTGACCGTGTACAGCGTGTGTGGGTAGCGACAATCACGGGTGAGGAGGCCCGCCTCCCGCAGTTCCTCGATTTCGTCGACGTCGATCCCCACGTACTCGGCGAGCCGACGCATGCTGTCGCGGGTGATGTCGTACTCAAGGTCCGGGTCGTACTGGCCTTGGTGGGCGGAGTAGACGGCCTGCAGAAAGCGGAGGCCAGCGTCGCTCACGGGGCTTTCCTGGCGTTCGGCGTATGACAGCTTCAGCGGCAACGCACAGATCGGACAGTCGTCGCGGTCAACCGCATCGGCATCGTGACAACAGGTGATGGCCGCCCGCAATCCGTCTGGCGTGGGATCATACCACGTCTCACACCCCGTACAGCCGAGTGCGTGGCGCTGGTCGTCGTACACCACGGGGTCGGGGAGCCGCTGGGTGTACGGCAGCGCCGAATC is drawn from Halorubrum sp. CBA1229 and contains these coding sequences:
- a CDS encoding Rrf2 family transcriptional regulator, translated to MSADDPPETFADVNEAVGEEWEADTTPYERIRHVIAHTYTPVSVAAVADDARTAPKTARKHLNTLADEGFVETTPGEHGATLYQRSSKSLVVEQAADILAQVSTDELVTRIGELREQLAAYQSTYGVDSPEELTVSETNQTLSESRAPQQEIDPETLRDWQTLRRNLAFANAALAVGHAEQFVDDDRRTTDESLPA
- a CDS encoding UPF0175 family protein produces the protein MSSIDLPSDVLDAIAAPPEDREPIVRQELAVSLYREGYLSFGKARELAGLSKAAFHRLLDDRKIQRHYTEADFALDVEYAQE
- a CDS encoding RNA-guided endonuclease TnpB family protein, translating into MRRTNTFAVRPLSDDDKQLLLDLLDASASLWNELNYERRQQFFDGESVWDTDDYRKQYVDVLGSATAQQIIRKNKSAWQSFFAVHQNGEDTAPPGYWGNEDDGRELRTYIRNDQYTLETGERSRVEIPVGHALKDEYGLGYHDRLRLEVCGAPKWDGEQGRLEIQYDETDDTFRAFQPVTIPNSRQDSLLASEEAALDVGANNLVACTTTTGQQYLYEGRDLFDRFRETTAEIARLQSKLREGRNSSQRIRRLYRTRTRRRDHAQDALVRDLMERLYAEGVATVYVGDLTDVLSTHWCADVNAKTHQFWAFRAFIKRLSHTAEEYGITVEVRSEADTTRTCPACGEQDDTDRDGDVFRCPCGHEGHADLCASRTFLERQAGEPVGSMARPVRLKWDDHNWSEIPHSPERASPNEKRTNQSTGDGKLASVGAE